From the genome of Rhineura floridana isolate rRhiFlo1 chromosome 7, rRhiFlo1.hap2, whole genome shotgun sequence, one region includes:
- the NRROS gene encoding transforming growth factor beta activator LRRC33 yields MALIAVSISLWIAFLDTGWGSKPTTDHHLCKLEKRTADCQGRRLSSILEDLPLGTQELFLDANVIQTLKNASLVQYQVLRSLSLCENGLELIEPEAFLGTRSLSILSLADNALSMNYSVTAVALWTLPALRKLDLSGNQLTEAMMATLIQHLPSLESLSLARNAIMRLDNSHFKNLTMLQHLDLQQNYIFEIETGAFESLRGLQQLNLAYNYIPCIVEFDLTQLRMLNVSNNHIEWFLSAENDAVYELETLDLSHNQLLFFPLLPMQNKLQTLLLMHNKMNFYGNIFNDSESLVQLLLLDGNIINITTLDLWAETYHSNLSSLRFLDMSWNQLWYLPERFFEGTASLSHLNLSHNCLKTLQIQERELLSTLIDLDLGYNQLLDLRMILGPRDSLANLQRFNLSTNRLHGLPAKIFTHTTKITTLDLSRNPIEICAPHGNGSSNCVDISNAGSIRNLFLAGCNLEMLDSHIFKGTSIAHLDLSNNPGVLLNGLEPLQDVAQSLQVLSLRNTGLSAAGMKMDFSAFQKLVNLDLSENSLASFPESLTGLGLHILDLRRNCLHALPQHAMQKQLGKSLHEIYLSQNPYDCCKLGWWDTLQNLGTVYIADRSQVTCNFSSRFISAANLPESILQKCRWLTADVTLLYLVLALPTCLALLVAFVIIFLTFRQQILQMLKSKYRTSSPY; encoded by the coding sequence GAAAAGAGAACTGCAGACTGCCAAGGAAGGAGGCTGAGCTCCATCCTAGAAGACTTGCCACTTGGAACACAGGAACTCTTCCTGGATGCCAATGTTATACAGACTCTAAAGAATGCGTCTTTGGTACAATATCAAGTCCTGCGGAGCCTCAGCCTCTGTGAGAATGGGTTAGAGCTCATTGAGCCTGAGGCTTTCCTTGGCACCAGGAGTCTCAGTATTCTGTCTCTGGCCGACAATGCTCTCTCCATGAATTATTCTGTAACAGCAGTTGCTCTATGGACTTTACCTGCCCTGAGGAAACTGGACCTATCTGGAAATCAGCTCACTGAGGCTATGATGGCCACCCTGATCCAGCATTTGCCCTCTCTAGAATCTTTGTCCTTAGCCAGGAACGCCATCATGAGACTGGACAACTCTCACTTTAAAAATTTGACCATGCTGCAGCACCTAGATTTGCAGCAAAACTACATATTTGAGATTGAGACTGGTGCCTTTGAAAGTTTGCGAGGGCTGCAGCAGCTTAATCTGGCCTACAACTACATTCCTTGCATTGTGGAGTTTGACCTGACCCAACTCCGGATGTTAAATGTCAGCAACAATCACATTGAGTGGTTCTTGTCTGCAGAGAATGATGCTGTCTATGAACTAGAAACACTAGATCTTTCCCACAACCAGCTCCTCTTCTtcccactgttgcccatgcaaaATAAACTGCAAACTCTGCTGCTGATGCACAACAAAATGAATTTCTATGGCAACATTTTCAATGATTCAGAGAGCTTGGTGCAGCTGCTATTACTGGATGGCAATATCATCAACATCACCACCCTTGACCTCTGGGCAGAAACCTACCATAGCAACCTCTCTTCTCTGCGTTTTTTGGACATGAGCTGGAACCAGCTTTGGTACCTTCCAGAGAGGTTTTTTGAAGGTACAGCTTCCCTTTCTCATCTGAACCTCAGCCACAACTGCTTAAAGACATTGCAGATACAGGAGAGGGAACTGCTAAGCACTCTCATTGACTTGGATCTTGGCTACAACCAACTTTTGGATCTACGGATGATCTTGGGCCCCAGAGACAGCTTAGCCAACCTCCAAAGGTTTAATCTAAGCACCAACAGACTGCATGGCTTGCCAGCTAAAATCTTTACTCACACAACAAAGATCACTACACTTGACCTCAGTAGAAACCCTATAGAGATTTGTGCCCCACATGGCAATGGAAGTTCCAATTGTGTAGACATCAGTAATGCTGGCTCCATAAGGAATCTTTTCCTGGCTGGTTGTAACCTAGAGATGCTGGACAGCCACATCTTTAAGGGGACCTCCATAGCACACTTAGACCTTTCTAACAATCCTGGGGTGCTGCTTAATGGCTTGGAACCTCTGCAAGATGTTGCACAATCACTGCAGGTGCTCTCTCTCAGGAACACTGGCCTCTCTGCTGCCGGGATGAAGATGGACTTTTCTGCTTTTCAGAAACTGGTCAACCTAGATCTGTCTGAAAACTCTCTGGCCAGCTTCCCTGAATCTTTAACAGGCCTGGGACTACACATTCTGGATCTTAGGAGAAACTGCCTCCATGCCCTACCTCAGCATGCTATGCAAAAGCAACTTGGAAAGAGCTTGCATGAGATTTACCTGAGCCAGAATCCCTAtgactgctgtaaactgggatgGTGGGATACCCTGCAAAACCTTGGCACTGTATACATTGCAGACAGAAGTCAAGTCACATGCAACTTCTCTTCCAGGTTCATCAGTGCAGCAAATCTGCCCGAATCAATCCTCCAGAAGTGCAGGTGGTTGACAGCAGATGTGACTTTGCTGTATCTGGTGCTTGCTCTTCCTACCTGTTTGGCCCTGCTGGTTGCCTTTGTCATTATCTTCCTGACTTTCAGACAACAAATTCTTCAAATGTTGAAGAGCAAGTACAGAACGTCCAGCCCGTATTGA